A stretch of the Archangium violaceum genome encodes the following:
- a CDS encoding thioredoxin domain-containing protein: MHMRSTSTLMAALLAASLFSGCNKEKAPATAATPTATAGTTAEPSADTVVATFGDGQKITFGELNERIKEPLANLDKQKFQLRKQGLDGFVVEKLVQAEAKKRNLTEEQLIKAEVDDKIPQPPEAEIKKLYDEAKERLPPGTTFEQVKPQIVDFLNGSKKQERAREYFNELKKNANVQITLPEPPKPPVERKQVAATGPSKGPENAPITIVEFSDFQCPFCSRAIGTVEEVLKAYPNQVRLVFRQFPLEFHQQAPKAAEASLCAHDQGKFWEYHDTLFANQKALEVPQLKEHAKKVGLDSAAFDKCLDSGAKAEIVKADMADGQKVGVNGTPAFFINGILLSGAQPFDEFKSVIDSELQAKK, encoded by the coding sequence ATGCACATGCGCTCTACCTCCACCCTCATGGCCGCTCTCCTGGCGGCCTCCCTCTTCTCCGGCTGCAACAAGGAGAAGGCCCCGGCGACCGCCGCCACCCCGACCGCCACCGCCGGCACCACGGCGGAGCCCTCCGCGGACACGGTCGTGGCCACCTTCGGCGACGGTCAGAAGATCACCTTCGGTGAGCTCAACGAGCGCATCAAGGAGCCGCTGGCCAACCTCGACAAGCAGAAGTTCCAGCTGCGCAAGCAGGGTCTCGATGGCTTCGTGGTGGAGAAGCTCGTGCAGGCCGAGGCCAAGAAGCGCAACCTGACCGAGGAGCAGCTGATCAAGGCCGAGGTCGACGACAAGATCCCGCAGCCGCCCGAGGCGGAGATCAAGAAGCTGTATGACGAGGCCAAGGAGCGGCTGCCCCCGGGCACCACCTTCGAGCAGGTCAAGCCGCAGATCGTCGACTTCCTCAACGGCTCCAAGAAGCAGGAGCGCGCGCGCGAGTACTTCAACGAGCTGAAGAAGAACGCCAACGTGCAGATCACCCTGCCCGAGCCGCCGAAGCCGCCGGTGGAGCGCAAGCAGGTGGCCGCCACGGGTCCGTCGAAGGGTCCGGAGAACGCGCCCATCACCATCGTGGAGTTCAGCGACTTCCAGTGCCCGTTCTGCAGCCGCGCCATCGGCACGGTGGAGGAGGTCCTCAAGGCCTACCCCAACCAGGTGCGCCTGGTGTTCCGCCAGTTCCCGCTGGAGTTCCACCAGCAGGCGCCCAAGGCCGCCGAGGCCTCGCTGTGCGCCCATGACCAGGGCAAGTTCTGGGAGTACCACGACACGCTCTTCGCCAATCAGAAGGCGCTCGAGGTTCCCCAGCTCAAGGAGCACGCCAAGAAGGTGGGCCTGGACTCCGCGGCGTTCGACAAGTGCCTGGACTCCGGCGCCAAGGCGGAGATCGTGAAGGCCGACATGGCCGACGGTCAGAAGGTGGGCGTCAATGGCACCCCGGCCTTCTTCATCAACGGCATCCTCCTGTCCGGCGCGCAGCCCTTCGACGAGTTCAAGAGCGTCATCGACTCCGAGCTGCAGGCCAAGAAGTAA
- a CDS encoding DUF4388 domain-containing protein has translation MATRPKATPRLGLSGEPGTLELERPLAASLTPNRPLAAHFHSPEGMVLLREPAHLTGFFAGSLSSLAVDEVLGHVISGIRSGQLIFQHGMVQRTVTFRDGQPIFAVSSVHHERIGAVVVQLGLVTPEQLHHALGKVTPTQRIGAVLTREGFLSEANLYSAMTYLVREVLLNLFEMSEGSFLFLEGRPPEGDSVKLQERTKDLVLQGIKRGEVVARLRKHFPDDTPVVAGSEPPPPGEEALFARAATGTTLGALRSLWEGSLFSFLTWVEERSRDGALVLQQKASTPPLPRRASGTFMVVPPPPVAPLGPEERFNVLLAQIHTAIRLAGANPDLLRGFLESPQPGLEAAYEGVTLGPDGRVDVERIRQNVSGGDEALARAMMLEALDAFVSYALFSARNVLPGEMSERLYRSYRDLQEGLS, from the coding sequence GTGGCAACACGCCCCAAGGCCACGCCTCGCCTGGGGTTGAGCGGTGAGCCGGGCACGCTCGAGTTGGAGCGCCCGCTCGCCGCCAGCCTCACCCCCAACCGTCCCCTCGCGGCGCACTTCCATTCGCCCGAGGGGATGGTGCTGTTGCGGGAGCCCGCCCACCTCACCGGTTTCTTCGCCGGCAGCCTGAGCTCGCTGGCCGTGGATGAGGTGCTCGGCCACGTCATCTCCGGCATCCGCAGCGGTCAGCTCATCTTCCAGCACGGCATGGTGCAGCGCACCGTCACCTTCCGGGACGGGCAGCCCATCTTCGCCGTCTCCAGCGTGCACCACGAGCGCATCGGCGCGGTGGTGGTGCAGCTGGGCCTCGTCACCCCGGAGCAGCTCCACCACGCGCTCGGCAAGGTGACGCCCACCCAGCGCATCGGCGCGGTGCTCACCCGCGAGGGGTTCCTCTCCGAGGCCAACCTCTACAGCGCCATGACGTACCTGGTGCGCGAGGTGTTGCTCAACCTCTTCGAGATGTCCGAGGGCAGCTTCCTCTTCCTCGAGGGACGCCCGCCCGAGGGCGACTCCGTCAAGCTGCAGGAGCGCACCAAGGATCTCGTCCTCCAGGGCATCAAACGCGGCGAGGTGGTGGCCCGGCTGCGCAAGCACTTCCCGGACGACACGCCCGTGGTGGCCGGCTCGGAGCCTCCGCCCCCCGGGGAGGAGGCCCTCTTCGCCAGGGCCGCCACCGGCACCACGCTGGGCGCGCTGCGCTCCCTCTGGGAGGGCAGTCTCTTCTCCTTCCTCACCTGGGTGGAGGAGCGCTCGCGGGACGGCGCGCTCGTGCTGCAGCAGAAGGCTTCCACGCCGCCCCTGCCCAGGCGGGCCTCCGGCACCTTCATGGTGGTGCCTCCACCGCCCGTGGCGCCCCTCGGCCCCGAGGAGCGCTTCAACGTGTTGCTCGCGCAGATCCACACCGCCATCCGCCTGGCCGGTGCCAACCCGGACCTGCTGCGGGGCTTCCTCGAGTCGCCCCAGCCCGGCCTGGAGGCGGCCTACGAGGGGGTGACGCTCGGCCCGGACGGACGGGTGGATGTGGAGCGCATCCGCCAGAACGTCTCCGGCGGGGACGAGGCGCTGGCTCGCGCGATGATGCTCGAGGCGCTCGACGCCTTCGTCTCCTACGCGCTCTTCTCCGCGCGCAACGTGCTGCCGGGCGAGATGTCCGAGCGGCTCTACCGCAGCTACAGGGATCTCCAGGAGGGACTCTCGTGA
- the pyrF gene encoding orotidine-5'-phosphate decarboxylase, protein MTDASQARARLALAADLPLEEGVRLYQQVAPHVAYAKVGLSLFVEHGPAAVAAFQKLGAKVFLDLKLHDIPNTVELAAARAGALGVSLLTVHAAGGEAMLKAAVKGAREGARSKGHEAPRVLAVTVLTSMSAEDVASVGLSGAPEEAALRLARLAVRAGVDGLVCSPREAEAFRRELGPTPFLCTPGIRPAGAARGDQSRAETPAFAVRAGADLLVVGRPIHTAPEPLAAARAIADEVSAA, encoded by the coding sequence GTGACGGATGCTTCCCAGGCGCGGGCCCGGCTCGCGCTCGCCGCGGATCTTCCGCTGGAGGAGGGCGTGCGCCTCTACCAGCAGGTGGCTCCCCACGTGGCCTACGCGAAGGTGGGCCTCTCGCTCTTCGTCGAGCACGGCCCGGCCGCCGTGGCCGCCTTCCAGAAGCTGGGCGCGAAGGTGTTCCTCGACCTGAAGCTGCACGACATCCCCAACACCGTGGAGCTCGCGGCCGCGCGCGCCGGAGCGCTCGGGGTGTCCCTGCTCACCGTGCACGCCGCCGGGGGCGAGGCCATGCTGAAGGCCGCCGTGAAGGGCGCGCGCGAGGGCGCTCGCTCGAAGGGACACGAGGCGCCCCGGGTGCTCGCGGTGACGGTGCTCACCTCCATGTCCGCCGAGGACGTGGCCTCGGTGGGCCTGTCCGGTGCTCCGGAGGAGGCGGCGTTGCGGCTGGCGCGCCTGGCGGTGCGGGCCGGCGTGGACGGGCTGGTGTGCTCGCCCCGTGAGGCCGAGGCCTTCCGCCGCGAGCTCGGCCCCACGCCCTTCCTGTGCACTCCGGGCATCCGCCCCGCGGGCGCGGCGAGGGGAGACCAGAGCCGGGCGGAGACGCCTGCCTTCGCGGTGCGCGCGGGGGCGGACCTGCTGGTGGTGGGCCGTCCCATCCACACGGCCCCGGAGCCGTTGGCCGCCGCGCGCGCCATCGCCGACGAAGTTTCCGCCGCCTGA
- a CDS encoding zinc dependent phospholipase C family protein: MPSLLLHLTAIERLAANPGELPEDFVRALSEDLAYARFGAALPDLPLCDGVLRGINACYTGREWPPFARLYHERAPVGMGLKMAELVAAGALVGTEAGLALLAGYFTHLSLDRALHPQVDKLVVRHRRRGEHALAAHRKIEWTQTLFYLRELHGVDLVGSPRLRSKFEVTKSAGFPVKGIGRGIYELVRLASQESLQRAPTKQEVDGWVRGLYLAGLYLSSPLGRMRALPAWSQLSFQELYRNDAFDFAAEVESAVDQTRAVLRRLLAYMTRGIFTPRARARFLEEFPEGTIGAYAA; the protein is encoded by the coding sequence ATGCCTTCGTTGCTGCTGCATCTCACGGCCATCGAGCGACTGGCCGCCAACCCGGGCGAGCTGCCCGAGGACTTCGTGCGCGCGCTGTCCGAGGATCTCGCCTACGCACGTTTCGGCGCGGCGCTGCCGGATCTCCCCCTGTGTGACGGTGTCCTCAGAGGGATCAACGCCTGCTACACCGGGCGGGAGTGGCCCCCGTTCGCGCGGCTGTACCACGAGCGTGCGCCCGTCGGCATGGGGCTGAAGATGGCGGAGTTGGTGGCCGCCGGAGCGCTGGTGGGCACCGAGGCGGGATTGGCGTTGCTGGCTGGCTATTTCACCCACCTGTCCCTGGATCGCGCGCTCCATCCGCAAGTCGACAAGCTGGTGGTGCGCCACCGGCGCCGGGGTGAGCACGCGCTCGCCGCGCACCGGAAGATCGAATGGACGCAGACGCTCTTCTACCTGCGCGAGCTGCACGGAGTGGACCTGGTGGGCAGCCCGCGCCTGCGCTCGAAGTTCGAGGTGACCAAGAGCGCCGGCTTCCCGGTGAAGGGCATCGGCCGCGGCATCTACGAGCTGGTGCGGCTGGCCTCGCAGGAGTCGTTGCAGCGGGCACCCACCAAGCAGGAGGTGGACGGGTGGGTGCGAGGGCTCTACCTGGCGGGGTTGTACCTCTCCAGCCCCCTGGGGCGGATGCGGGCCTTGCCTGCCTGGTCGCAGCTGAGCTTCCAGGAGCTGTACCGCAACGACGCCTTCGACTTCGCCGCCGAGGTGGAGTCCGCGGTGGATCAGACTCGCGCCGTCTTGCGCCGTCTGCTGGCGTACATGACACGCGGCATCTTCACTCCGCGCGCGCGTGCGCGCTTCCTCGAGGAGTTCCCCGAGGGAACCATCGGGGCATACGCCGCGTAG
- the lpxC gene encoding UDP-3-O-acyl-N-acetylglucosamine deacetylase, with protein MAYTSYNQRTLSQPVRCQGVGLHSGAPVNLSLLPAPANHGIVFVRTDTARPVAIPALTEFVVDTSLATTLGKEGVKVGTVEHLMSALAGMGLDNVRVELDGPEVPIMDGSAAPFAALIAEAGVREQEEPRRLLVIKKTVSVVDGDKEASFSPCNRFRISCTVDFKHPLITEQSFEMEFTDRCFAKEISRARTFGFLRDVEMLKKMGLARGGSLDNAIVVDEFSILNPDGLRFPDEFVRHKILDAIGDISLFGRPVIGHLKAFKTGHALNQKLVKAVLADPSSYEIVPARKHLDLPELRLPELGLKPLVA; from the coding sequence ATGGCTTACACGTCCTACAACCAGCGCACCCTCTCACAGCCCGTTCGTTGCCAGGGCGTGGGGCTGCATTCCGGCGCGCCGGTGAACCTGTCGCTGCTGCCCGCGCCAGCGAACCACGGCATCGTCTTCGTGCGCACGGACACGGCCCGTCCCGTGGCCATCCCCGCGCTGACGGAGTTCGTGGTGGACACGTCGCTGGCCACCACGCTGGGCAAGGAGGGCGTCAAGGTCGGCACGGTGGAGCACCTGATGTCGGCCCTGGCCGGCATGGGGCTGGACAACGTGCGCGTGGAGCTGGACGGCCCCGAGGTGCCCATCATGGATGGCAGCGCCGCGCCCTTCGCCGCGCTGATCGCCGAGGCGGGCGTGCGCGAGCAGGAGGAGCCCCGCCGCCTGCTGGTCATCAAGAAGACGGTCTCCGTGGTGGATGGTGACAAGGAGGCCAGCTTCTCTCCCTGCAACCGCTTCCGCATCTCCTGCACCGTCGACTTCAAGCACCCGCTCATCACCGAGCAGTCCTTCGAGATGGAGTTCACCGATCGGTGCTTCGCCAAGGAGATCTCCCGCGCGCGCACCTTCGGCTTCCTGCGCGACGTGGAGATGCTCAAGAAGATGGGCCTGGCCCGGGGCGGCTCCCTGGACAACGCCATCGTGGTGGACGAGTTCTCCATCCTCAACCCGGACGGCCTGCGCTTCCCGGACGAGTTCGTGCGCCACAAGATCCTGGACGCCATCGGGGACATCTCCCTGTTCGGGCGCCCGGTGATCGGCCATCTCAAGGCCTTCAAGACGGGGCACGCGCTCAACCAGAAGTTGGTGAAGGCCGTCCTGGCCGATCCCTCCAGTTACGAAATCGTTCCGGCCCGCAAGCACCTGGATCTGCCGGAGCTGCGTCTGCCGGAGCTGGGGCTCAAGCCCCTGGTGGCCTGA
- a CDS encoding tetratricopeptide repeat protein, protein MSLSDTERAHILEALQHQRNALATTRITGEPGEIGKGLVHLAELHGMLEEHAESRRHYEEALGYFQTAGDKHGQAQVYFGLGVARAHFEDHRGAIEHIAKAAFLFNELKDQENEALCRAAIGESLRSLGQAKAAEEKYQEALLLYRQSKNGPRIAQLLLDIGDIRMEAGEYEAARKRFAEALPLLEKEGEPEPLALCRLLLGEAEGLLGNHNSARPFLQAAADMYADLHDHVYEARARWDLSIAYTFAQEWKAARAEIEAVIPLFEEQGRHDDVARARKVLAHFDARGV, encoded by the coding sequence ATGAGCCTCTCCGACACCGAACGCGCCCACATCCTCGAAGCCCTGCAGCACCAGCGCAACGCGCTCGCCACGACGCGCATCACCGGAGAGCCCGGGGAGATCGGCAAGGGGCTCGTGCACCTGGCCGAGCTGCACGGCATGCTCGAGGAGCACGCCGAGAGCCGCCGCCACTACGAGGAGGCGCTGGGCTACTTCCAGACGGCCGGGGACAAGCACGGCCAGGCGCAGGTGTACTTCGGCCTCGGGGTGGCGCGCGCCCACTTCGAGGACCACCGGGGCGCCATCGAGCACATCGCCAAGGCCGCGTTCCTCTTCAACGAGCTGAAGGATCAGGAGAACGAGGCGCTGTGCCGGGCGGCCATCGGCGAGTCGCTGCGCTCGCTGGGCCAGGCCAAGGCCGCCGAGGAGAAGTACCAGGAGGCGCTGCTGCTCTACCGGCAGTCGAAGAACGGGCCGCGGATCGCCCAGCTGCTGCTGGACATCGGCGACATCCGCATGGAGGCGGGCGAGTACGAGGCGGCGCGCAAGCGTTTCGCCGAGGCGCTGCCGCTGCTCGAGAAGGAAGGTGAGCCGGAGCCGCTGGCGCTGTGCCGGCTGCTGCTGGGCGAGGCCGAGGGCCTCCTGGGCAACCACAACTCGGCGCGTCCGTTCCTCCAGGCCGCGGCGGACATGTACGCGGATCTGCACGACCATGTGTACGAGGCGCGGGCCCGGTGGGACCTGAGCATCGCGTACACCTTCGCCCAGGAGTGGAAGGCGGCGCGTGCGGAGATCGAGGCGGTGATTCCCCTCTTCGAGGAGCAGGGGCGCCACGACGATGTGGCCAGGGCGCGGAAGGTCCTGGCGCACTTCGACGCACGCGGGGTGTGA
- the ruvB gene encoding Holliday junction branch migration DNA helicase RuvB, translating into MAKSKRKSDDTLTGEALNDEVRVEASLRPRTFDEYVGQSAVVDKLRVYVQAARSRGEALDHCLFSGPPGLGKTSLAYLMATELGVGIHVTSGPALERKGDLAGLLTNLNERDILFIDEVHRLNAAIEEYLYPAMEDFRLDITIDTGPAARAMKIDLPPFTLIGATTRTGLLTSPLRDRFQIQERLEYYEPRHLEMILNRSARILGVKLERDGAREISTRARGTPRIANRLLRRLRDFAQVEGDGRITQELAAQALTRLGVDASGLDAMDRKILLTILDKFGGGPVGVETIAASVGEQRDTIEDVYEPFLLQEGFLQRTPRGRVATHHAYSYFNKKAPTSAQGTLL; encoded by the coding sequence ATGGCGAAGTCGAAGCGGAAGTCCGACGACACGCTCACGGGAGAGGCGCTCAACGACGAGGTCCGCGTCGAGGCCTCGCTGCGTCCGCGCACCTTCGACGAGTACGTGGGCCAGAGCGCCGTCGTCGACAAGCTCAGGGTGTACGTCCAGGCGGCCAGGAGCCGCGGGGAGGCGCTGGATCACTGCCTCTTCTCCGGGCCCCCGGGTCTGGGCAAGACGTCCCTCGCCTACCTCATGGCCACCGAGCTGGGCGTGGGCATCCACGTCACCAGCGGCCCCGCGCTCGAGCGCAAGGGGGACCTGGCGGGCCTGCTCACCAACCTCAACGAGCGCGACATCCTCTTCATCGACGAGGTCCACCGCCTCAACGCCGCCATCGAGGAGTATCTCTACCCGGCCATGGAGGACTTCCGGCTGGACATCACCATCGACACCGGGCCCGCCGCCCGGGCGATGAAGATCGACCTGCCGCCCTTCACCCTCATCGGCGCCACCACCCGCACCGGCCTGCTCACCTCGCCGCTGCGCGACCGCTTTCAAATCCAGGAGCGGCTCGAGTACTACGAGCCCAGGCACCTGGAGATGATCCTCAACCGCTCGGCGCGCATCCTCGGGGTGAAGCTGGAGCGCGATGGCGCGAGGGAGATCTCCACCCGCGCCCGGGGCACGCCCCGTATCGCCAACCGGCTGTTGCGCCGGCTGCGCGACTTCGCCCAGGTGGAGGGCGATGGCCGCATCACCCAGGAGCTGGCCGCCCAGGCGCTCACCCGGCTCGGCGTGGACGCCTCCGGCCTGGACGCGATGGACCGGAAGATCCTCCTCACCATCCTCGACAAGTTCGGCGGGGGCCCGGTGGGCGTGGAGACGATCGCCGCCAGCGTGGGCGAGCAGCGCGATACCATCGAGGACGTGTACGAACCGTTCCTCCTGCAGGAAGGCTTCCTCCAGCGCACGCCGCGGGGCCGCGTGGCCACGCACCACGCGTATTCCTATTTCAACAAGAAGGCGCCCACCTCGGCGCAGGGGACACTCTTGTGA
- a CDS encoding sulfite exporter TauE/SafE family protein has translation MTLLFLISAGVLAGATGALLGVGGGVILVPMLVLGFKVPLEDAVPASLMCVVASSCGAAASYVERRLSDIRLGLTLELATVMGAIVGGLVAGLLAPAWVALVFGLFTLYVSAQMLLVRAPPEQRVEDYVPTNFPLGISGSFVAGGLSALLGVGGGPLKVPLMSYGMRVPFKVASATSNLMIGVTGAASVAAYAWRGHVKLALVAPLVVGVLAGASVGSRLMPRLPTAVLRRLFALVLLLVAAQMLWKGGEGLWPRQ, from the coding sequence ATGACGCTTCTCTTCCTCATTTCAGCCGGTGTCCTCGCAGGTGCGACCGGTGCGCTGCTGGGTGTAGGTGGAGGGGTCATCCTGGTCCCCATGCTGGTACTGGGCTTCAAGGTCCCCCTGGAGGACGCGGTCCCCGCGAGCCTCATGTGCGTGGTGGCCAGCTCCTGCGGCGCGGCGGCCAGCTACGTGGAGCGTCGGCTCAGTGACATTCGGCTCGGGTTGACGCTGGAGCTGGCCACGGTGATGGGCGCCATCGTCGGGGGACTGGTGGCGGGCCTGCTGGCGCCGGCGTGGGTGGCGCTCGTCTTCGGTCTCTTCACCCTCTACGTGTCGGCGCAGATGCTGCTGGTGCGCGCGCCGCCGGAGCAGCGTGTCGAGGATTACGTGCCCACCAACTTCCCGCTGGGCATCTCCGGCTCCTTCGTGGCCGGGGGCCTGTCGGCCCTGCTGGGGGTGGGCGGGGGTCCACTCAAGGTGCCGTTGATGAGCTACGGCATGCGAGTGCCCTTCAAGGTGGCCAGCGCCACCAGCAACCTCATGATCGGCGTGACGGGGGCGGCGAGCGTGGCCGCCTACGCCTGGCGCGGGCACGTGAAGCTCGCGCTGGTGGCGCCGCTGGTGGTGGGGGTGCTCGCGGGCGCGTCCGTGGGGAGCCGGCTGATGCCGCGTCTGCCCACGGCGGTGCTGCGGCGGTTGTTCGCTCTGGTGCTGCTACTGGTGGCGGCCCAGATGCTGTGGAAGGGGGGGGAGGGACTGTGGCCGAGACAATGA
- a CDS encoding zinc-dependent alcohol dehydrogenase: MKGLVFELSIPKYVLAKGIGGLYPKAHYGHGSCLSLRDLASPTLPGPDWVRLRPLLTGLCGSDMGTLFFKLSPQMEPFNSFPAVLGHEVLAEVTELGPQARGVEVGQKVAVNPLLPCRLRGIQPPCPPCASGQENGCEHTAEGCLAPGQMLGFQKDLPGGMGTEMVAHPSQLHPLPEEVGDKAGVLVEPLAVSLHAVLKVPLKNEDRVLVIGGGPVAFACLWAIRALGSRCHVTLLAAEDYQLRLARQLGADEAFRVMRDDTAEAEEVARRTGAKVYRPILGPPALMGGFEVTFDCIGSAASVQDSLRYTRSLGKVVLVGAAGLLERVDWTMVWRNELTLLGSYVYGLESFRGRRAHTFELVLELLARREGPDPSMLVTHTFPLARYQEAIEANLARGRSQSVKTVFDLSENP; encoded by the coding sequence GTGAAGGGACTCGTCTTCGAACTCTCCATCCCCAAGTACGTCCTCGCCAAGGGGATTGGTGGCCTTTACCCGAAGGCGCACTACGGGCACGGGAGCTGTCTCTCTCTGCGTGACCTGGCCTCCCCCACCCTGCCCGGACCGGACTGGGTGCGGCTGCGCCCGCTGCTGACGGGACTGTGCGGCTCGGACATGGGGACGCTCTTCTTCAAGCTGAGCCCACAGATGGAGCCCTTCAACAGCTTCCCCGCCGTGCTGGGACACGAGGTGCTCGCCGAGGTGACGGAGCTGGGGCCCCAGGCCCGCGGCGTGGAGGTGGGCCAGAAGGTGGCGGTGAACCCGCTGCTCCCCTGCCGCCTGCGGGGCATCCAGCCGCCCTGCCCACCGTGCGCCTCCGGCCAGGAGAACGGCTGCGAGCACACGGCCGAGGGCTGCCTCGCGCCCGGGCAGATGCTCGGCTTCCAGAAGGACCTGCCGGGGGGAATGGGGACGGAGATGGTGGCGCACCCCTCGCAGCTCCACCCGCTGCCAGAAGAGGTGGGCGACAAGGCGGGCGTGTTGGTGGAGCCCCTGGCGGTGAGCCTGCACGCGGTGCTGAAGGTACCGCTGAAGAATGAGGACCGGGTGCTGGTGATTGGGGGCGGACCGGTGGCCTTCGCGTGCCTGTGGGCGATCCGCGCGCTGGGCTCGCGCTGCCACGTGACGCTGCTCGCGGCCGAGGACTACCAGCTGCGGCTGGCCCGGCAGCTCGGGGCGGACGAGGCCTTCCGGGTGATGCGGGACGACACCGCCGAGGCCGAGGAGGTGGCGCGGCGCACGGGGGCGAAGGTGTACCGCCCCATCCTCGGCCCGCCGGCGCTCATGGGCGGCTTCGAGGTGACGTTCGACTGCATCGGCAGCGCGGCCTCGGTACAGGACTCGCTGCGCTACACTCGCTCGCTGGGGAAGGTGGTGCTGGTGGGGGCGGCGGGGCTCCTCGAGCGCGTGGACTGGACGATGGTGTGGCGCAACGAGCTGACGCTGCTCGGCTCCTACGTGTACGGACTGGAGAGCTTCCGGGGCCGGCGCGCGCACACCTTCGAGCTGGTGTTGGAGCTGCTCGCCCGCCGGGAAGGCCCGGACCCGAGCATGCTGGTGACACATACCTTTCCGCTCGCGCGTTACCAGGAGGCCATCGAGGCAAACCTGGCGCGTGGCCGCTCGCAGTCGGTGAAGACCGTCTTCGATCTCTCGGAGAACCCATGA
- a CDS encoding leucyl aminopeptidase, translating to MNFSFISGEAARASGELLVIPLFEGETGDKPPAPLAGANTALEGRLAAAAAQEGFKGKADQTFVMHTLGRLEVERVVLLGLGSRNKYTPEVLRLASGRAAKTALRLKARTLVFSVPETQDAVTALRAVVEGLELGAYRFERYKSSAREEKNAPKPTTVRLALPAGLEKTKEHDQAVSLAQRVAEATNWARDLVNEPPNVVNPERLARAAQDMGRDGGLKVTVGGRKEIERLKMGLFLGVAQGSANEPKLIHVEYTPKNARHAKNPPVALVGKAITFDSGGLSLKPTDSMVDMKTDMAGSAAVLGAMRVIATLKPPFPVHAFIGACENMPSGTSYRPSDILTSRAGKTVEITNTDAEGRLVLGDILTWATEHKPAALIDLATLTGACVVALGNYIVGAFGDHDATVNDVLEAARAAGEEMWRMPVTDLQKDSLRSEVADMKNAGERWGGAINAALFLKEFVGDTPWVHLDIAGPSVSPKERGYLGKGGTGVGVRTLVEYVRRRATQLEGSEASEAPAPKPARGGRSKG from the coding sequence ATGAACTTCAGTTTCATCTCCGGCGAGGCCGCCCGCGCGAGCGGTGAGCTGCTCGTGATTCCCCTCTTCGAAGGCGAGACCGGGGACAAGCCGCCCGCGCCGCTGGCCGGTGCGAACACCGCGCTGGAAGGACGGCTCGCCGCCGCCGCCGCCCAGGAGGGCTTCAAGGGCAAGGCGGACCAGACCTTCGTGATGCACACGCTGGGCAGGCTCGAGGTGGAGCGCGTGGTGCTGCTGGGCCTGGGCTCGCGCAACAAGTACACCCCCGAGGTGCTGCGTCTGGCGTCCGGCCGCGCCGCGAAGACGGCCCTGCGGCTCAAGGCCCGCACGCTGGTGTTCTCCGTGCCCGAGACGCAGGACGCCGTCACCGCCCTGCGCGCCGTGGTGGAGGGCCTGGAGCTGGGCGCCTACCGCTTCGAGCGCTACAAGTCCTCGGCCCGGGAGGAGAAGAACGCGCCGAAGCCGACCACGGTGCGGCTGGCCCTCCCCGCGGGCCTGGAGAAGACGAAGGAGCACGATCAGGCGGTATCGCTCGCGCAGCGCGTGGCCGAGGCCACCAACTGGGCGAGGGATCTGGTCAACGAGCCCCCCAACGTGGTGAACCCCGAGCGGCTCGCGCGGGCCGCGCAGGACATGGGGCGCGACGGCGGCCTCAAGGTGACCGTGGGGGGCCGCAAGGAGATCGAACGGCTCAAGATGGGGCTGTTCCTCGGCGTGGCGCAGGGCAGCGCGAACGAGCCCAAGCTCATCCACGTCGAGTACACGCCGAAGAACGCCCGGCACGCGAAGAATCCCCCGGTGGCGCTGGTGGGCAAGGCCATCACCTTCGACTCGGGTGGCTTGTCGCTCAAGCCCACCGACTCCATGGTGGACATGAAGACGGACATGGCCGGCTCGGCCGCGGTGCTGGGCGCCATGAGGGTGATCGCCACCCTCAAGCCGCCCTTCCCCGTGCACGCCTTCATTGGTGCCTGCGAGAACATGCCCTCGGGCACGTCCTACCGGCCCAGCGACATCCTCACCTCGCGCGCGGGCAAGACGGTGGAGATCACCAACACGGACGCCGAGGGCCGCCTGGTGCTCGGCGACATCCTCACCTGGGCGACCGAGCACAAGCCCGCGGCGCTCATCGATCTGGCCACGCTCACCGGAGCGTGTGTCGTCGCCCTGGGCAACTACATCGTGGGCGCGTTCGGCGACCATGACGCCACGGTGAACGACGTGCTGGAGGCCGCGCGCGCGGCGGGCGAGGAGATGTGGCGCATGCCCGTCACGGATCTCCAGAAGGACTCGCTGCGCTCGGAGGTGGCGGACATGAAGAACGCCGGCGAGCGCTGGGGCGGAGCCATCAACGCCGCCCTCTTCCTCAAGGAGTTCGTCGGCGACACGCCGTGGGTGCACCTGGACATCGCCGGCCCGTCCGTCAGCCCCAAGGAGCGCGGATACCTGGGCAAGGGCGGCACGGGCGTGGGTGTACGCACGCTCGTGGAATACGTGCGGCGCCGCGCCACCCAGCTCGAGGGGAGCGAGGCCTCCGAGGCCCCCGCGCCCAAGCCGGCGCGCGGTGGCCGCTCGAAGGGCTGA